One Gemmatimonadaceae bacterium DNA window includes the following coding sequences:
- a CDS encoding Ig-like domain-containing protein — MTPLEFVERERARLRRLHIVAGVSLALAVTFVVLALGVLLLGNARWIALPRSAPFAVWLVVGALDMSVIVWSWRRLRGDVTRTGMAATIEREQALRAGALRGALEVADRGALGRHAATEMSNRLRGAGPNLAPTSRRSARRHAGRTFAAAAISIALLGGLTPVFGDGLLALLLPVKAWNGTLLPKLEFRSLPREVMRGEELKLEIVAPRRSQVTLAQRTTGEGWRTTSIAVSPDGIARTEIGAMRGALTLVVSDGRASTDTAVVRVTDRPFVGAISMHATYPEYLGRAPEGLPVGEPARVPQGTIVEISGRASTELKGVRLVNPKNSIELHPNGHAFSGRFTATQTAKWNWSAVGPFGPISDVPLPLELEVVPDSAPRVELVSPAADTLVAGGDRIPLRLTVSDDHGIARVELQSWKQGNGAQQPMLVQMLSGPQSTLWNGSAMLDLAPRELQPGDALHVKVVAIDNSPWAQKGESRELLLKIPTMEERRAMARDAADSAVREAQATATAQRALEQRTDDAARDRGQRANGTRNGDNASSSESKANGGQQGSMSYEAAEQARAVAKEQRALTDRVKNLEEQAKSLEQQLKQAGALDTSLARQLRDAQELLRQALTPELMEQMKKLEDAAQQLSGDQARQAMKDLAAMQQRLREQLEKSAEMLKRAAFEGAMQTLKDEAKDIADRERKLADSAKAKRDSASEAQQNQARQLAERSDRFSDDVRKLQERLAREKADPGAKRADEARKHGEASAEKMKEAAGDQSAASEQQNGRDSLKASSGKPNEQRSSAAQQRQSGQSSQTQAGGDQQRGQGQASAQAQNGKQSSGAQGQRRQQGQSGQSGQRGQSGQQGGEMQESARDAASQMEQAAQAMQDARDAQVSEWKKELTGDLDQTIQELLQMAREESAMEQKARSGDGKADEMRGQQSAVKQGVDEAAQRMQKAGQKSSLLSARSQRAMAEAQQKVGQATQQMTDQRGSSQSASSLGEAAESLNRAAASLARDRERVNTASSASGFAEMLQQLQEMAKKQGSINAQAQGLMPMPGGQMSSEMQATARALARQQRSVAQQLDEMGEGPGGDRAAQLAKEARQLADALEGGRIDGTTLARQQQLFRRLLDAGRSLEKDEREDSNKREAKAAKGDDVFAPTNTDATGKNASKFREPNWNELRGLTADERRAILDYFKRINEQKP; from the coding sequence ATGACGCCACTCGAATTCGTCGAACGAGAACGCGCACGCCTCCGACGCCTGCACATCGTCGCGGGCGTGTCGCTTGCGCTCGCCGTCACTTTCGTCGTGTTGGCGCTCGGCGTGCTCCTGCTCGGCAATGCGCGCTGGATTGCCCTGCCGCGCTCCGCGCCGTTCGCGGTATGGCTGGTTGTCGGCGCGCTGGATATGTCGGTCATCGTCTGGAGCTGGCGACGGCTGCGCGGCGACGTGACTCGAACAGGCATGGCGGCGACGATCGAGCGCGAGCAAGCGCTGCGGGCCGGTGCCTTACGAGGCGCGCTCGAGGTGGCTGACCGTGGCGCGCTGGGACGTCACGCCGCGACGGAAATGTCGAACAGGCTCCGGGGCGCGGGACCGAATCTCGCGCCGACGTCGCGACGTTCCGCGCGCCGGCACGCGGGTCGCACCTTCGCTGCCGCCGCGATCAGTATCGCGCTCCTCGGCGGCTTGACACCGGTGTTCGGCGACGGTCTGCTCGCGCTGCTGCTTCCGGTCAAGGCATGGAACGGCACGCTCCTGCCGAAGTTGGAGTTCCGCAGTCTGCCCCGTGAAGTGATGCGCGGCGAGGAACTGAAGCTGGAAATCGTCGCGCCGCGCCGATCGCAGGTGACGTTGGCGCAGCGAACGACTGGTGAGGGATGGCGCACGACGTCGATCGCGGTGTCACCTGACGGTATTGCACGCACCGAGATCGGGGCGATGCGCGGCGCGCTCACGCTCGTCGTCTCCGACGGCCGCGCGTCGACGGACACCGCAGTCGTTAGGGTCACGGATCGGCCGTTTGTCGGCGCGATCTCGATGCACGCGACGTATCCCGAGTATCTCGGACGGGCACCCGAAGGACTTCCTGTCGGCGAGCCGGCGCGCGTGCCACAGGGCACAATCGTCGAGATCTCCGGCCGTGCGTCGACGGAACTGAAAGGCGTCCGTCTCGTGAACCCGAAGAATTCGATCGAGTTGCACCCCAACGGTCATGCCTTCAGCGGCCGCTTCACGGCGACGCAGACCGCCAAATGGAATTGGAGCGCCGTGGGTCCGTTCGGTCCGATCAGCGACGTGCCGCTCCCGCTCGAGCTCGAGGTCGTACCGGATTCGGCGCCGCGCGTCGAGCTCGTATCTCCGGCTGCCGACACCCTCGTTGCCGGCGGCGACCGCATTCCACTTCGCCTAACGGTGAGCGACGATCACGGCATCGCGCGCGTGGAACTGCAGAGCTGGAAGCAGGGCAATGGTGCGCAGCAGCCCATGCTCGTTCAGATGCTCTCGGGACCGCAATCCACGCTCTGGAACGGCTCGGCGATGCTCGATCTCGCTCCGCGTGAGCTTCAGCCCGGTGACGCGCTGCACGTGAAGGTTGTGGCAATCGACAACTCACCGTGGGCGCAGAAAGGCGAGAGCCGGGAGTTGCTCCTCAAGATTCCAACGATGGAGGAGCGCCGCGCCATGGCGCGCGATGCCGCCGACTCGGCGGTGCGTGAGGCGCAGGCGACGGCGACTGCGCAGCGCGCTCTCGAACAACGCACCGATGACGCCGCTCGTGATCGCGGCCAGCGGGCAAACGGTACGCGCAACGGCGACAACGCGTCCTCGTCGGAATCGAAGGCGAACGGCGGACAACAGGGCTCGATGAGCTATGAGGCGGCGGAGCAGGCGCGCGCCGTCGCGAAGGAACAACGCGCGCTCACCGACCGTGTGAAGAATCTCGAAGAGCAGGCGAAGAGTCTCGAGCAGCAGCTCAAACAGGCGGGCGCGCTGGATACCAGCTTGGCGCGCCAGCTCCGCGACGCGCAGGAATTGCTGCGTCAAGCGCTGACGCCCGAGCTGATGGAGCAAATGAAGAAGCTCGAGGACGCGGCGCAACAGCTCTCCGGCGATCAGGCTCGTCAGGCAATGAAGGATCTTGCCGCGATGCAACAACGATTGCGCGAGCAACTCGAGAAAAGTGCGGAAATGCTCAAGCGCGCCGCCTTCGAGGGCGCGATGCAGACCTTGAAGGACGAAGCGAAGGACATCGCCGATCGTGAACGGAAGCTTGCGGACAGCGCGAAGGCCAAGCGCGACAGCGCGAGCGAGGCGCAGCAAAACCAGGCGCGACAGCTCGCCGAGCGGTCGGACCGTTTCAGCGACGACGTGCGGAAGCTTCAGGAGCGGCTCGCGCGCGAGAAGGCAGATCCGGGCGCAAAGCGCGCTGACGAGGCGCGAAAGCACGGTGAAGCATCCGCCGAGAAAATGAAAGAGGCTGCTGGGGATCAGTCCGCTGCCAGCGAGCAACAAAACGGACGCGACTCGCTGAAAGCGTCGAGCGGCAAGCCTAACGAGCAGCGCTCGTCAGCGGCGCAGCAACGCCAGTCGGGGCAGAGCTCGCAGACGCAAGCGGGTGGTGATCAGCAGCGGGGACAGGGCCAAGCCAGCGCGCAGGCGCAGAATGGCAAGCAGTCCAGCGGTGCGCAGGGCCAGCGCCGGCAGCAGGGTCAATCCGGTCAGTCGGGTCAGCGCGGCCAATCCGGGCAGCAGGGTGGCGAGATGCAGGAGAGCGCGCGCGACGCCGCCAGCCAGATGGAGCAGGCAGCACAGGCGATGCAGGACGCGCGTGATGCGCAGGTTTCGGAGTGGAAGAAGGAGCTCACGGGCGATCTCGATCAAACGATTCAGGAGCTCTTGCAGATGGCGCGCGAAGAGTCGGCGATGGAGCAGAAGGCGCGCTCCGGCGATGGGAAGGCCGACGAGATGCGCGGCCAGCAGAGCGCGGTGAAGCAGGGCGTCGACGAAGCCGCGCAGCGCATGCAGAAAGCCGGGCAGAAGTCCTCGCTCCTCTCCGCTCGATCGCAACGCGCGATGGCCGAGGCGCAGCAAAAGGTGGGGCAGGCAACGCAGCAGATGACAGACCAGCGTGGCTCGTCGCAATCCGCGAGCTCGTTAGGTGAGGCCGCCGAATCACTCAACCGTGCGGCAGCGTCGCTCGCGCGCGACCGCGAACGCGTGAACACGGCGTCGTCCGCGTCCGGATTCGCCGAGATGCTGCAACAGCTGCAGGAGATGGCCAAGAAGCAAGGATCCATCAATGCCCAGGCGCAGGGGCTCATGCCGATGCCCGGTGGGCAGATGTCGAGTGAGATGCAAGCGACCGCGCGCGCGCTCGCGCGCCAGCAGCGAAGCGTGGCGCAGCAGCTCGACGAGATGGGCGAAGGCCCTGGCGGTGATCGTGCCGCTCAACTGGCGAAGGAAGCGCGGCAGCTGGCCGACGCGCTGGAGGGAGGCCGCATCGATGGAACGACGCTCGCGCGGCAACAGCAGCTCTTCCGACGATTGTTGGACGCCGGCCGCTCGCTCGAGAAAGACGAGCGTGAGGACAGCAACAAGCGGGAGGCAAAGGCCGCGAAGGGTGACGACGTGTTCGCGCCCACGAACACCGATGCGACAGGGAAGAACGCATCGAAGTTCCGCGAGCCGAACTGGAACGAGCTGCGAGGACTCACCGCGGACGAACGGCGGGCGATCCTCGATTACTTCAAGCGCATCAATGAACAGAAGCCGTAA
- a CDS encoding fumarylacetoacetate hydrolase family protein — MPTQPSKIVCIGRNYTEHAKELGHEIPKEPLFFLKPPSSIIASGETIELPKQSTQVEHEGEIGLIIGKRMRHASSRDAKTAIRGIVALNDVTARDLQRVDSQWTRAKGFDTFCPIGEVGAVPNDLSSLTVVTRVNGVERQRGSASEMLFSIPDVLAYVSNVMTLEPGDVVATGTPSGVGILKDGDEVEVEIVGVSRVRNPVKAGG, encoded by the coding sequence ATGCCAACACAACCCTCCAAAATCGTTTGCATCGGCCGGAACTACACCGAGCACGCGAAAGAACTCGGCCACGAGATTCCCAAAGAGCCGCTGTTCTTTCTCAAGCCGCCGTCGAGCATCATCGCATCCGGTGAGACGATCGAGCTACCCAAGCAATCGACGCAGGTCGAGCACGAAGGCGAGATCGGTCTCATCATCGGCAAGCGAATGCGGCACGCTTCGTCGCGCGACGCCAAGACGGCGATTCGCGGCATCGTCGCCTTGAATGACGTCACCGCGCGCGATCTTCAGCGCGTCGACTCACAGTGGACGCGCGCAAAGGGCTTCGACACGTTCTGCCCAATCGGTGAGGTTGGTGCCGTTCCAAACGATTTGTCGTCACTCACAGTAGTTACAAGAGTGAATGGCGTGGAGCGCCAGCGCGGGTCGGCGTCGGAAATGCTCTTCTCGATTCCTGACGTGCTCGCCTACGTTTCGAACGTCATGACACTCGAACCCGGCGATGTCGTCGCGACCGGCACTCCATCTGGCGTCGGGATCCTGAAGGATGGCGACGAAGTAGAAGTCGAGATCGTTGGGGTGAGTCGGGTGCGTAATCCAGTGAAGGCGGGAGGCTAG
- the gltX gene encoding glutamate--tRNA ligase: MHRLRFAPSPTGYLHVGVARTALFNWLFAKHYGGQFLLRVEDTDRARSTEESTRSIFEGLRWLGLDWDEEVVYQGANLAQHRADAQLLLDRAAAYRCFCTSDEIDARRREAEASGEAFKYDRRCDRLPADEVTRRVAAGISSVVRFRVPEGETSWDDVVHGVITFPNKDIEDFIILRSDGTPIYNMAVVSDDIAMRITLVMRGDDHISNTPKQIMLYEALGAALPRFAHLPMIHGLDGKKLSKRHGATAVGDYRHIGILPQAMVNFLGLLGWSPGNDIEVMTVPQMIELFSTEGLSKKAAIFDLKKLEWMNGQHLSLLASDVLEPIVASALIDAGLATRDRLDPEREWLLSLIDLLKVRSRTIDDIVRQAIPYLAEQVSYDPDAIATQWKDRGATVELLSSVRDTLASVDAWEPPQMEDALRRQAERRGVGAGKLFQPLRVALTGLSVSAGIFEVLALLGRDRALARIDDAVKFLRT, from the coding sequence ATGCACCGGCTCCGATTCGCCCCTTCGCCTACCGGCTATCTGCACGTTGGCGTAGCGCGCACAGCGCTATTCAACTGGCTGTTCGCGAAGCACTACGGTGGTCAATTCCTGCTTCGCGTCGAGGACACGGACCGGGCGCGCAGCACCGAGGAGAGCACGCGCAGCATCTTCGAGGGATTGCGATGGCTTGGCCTGGATTGGGACGAGGAGGTCGTGTACCAGGGCGCCAACCTCGCCCAACATCGAGCCGACGCGCAATTGTTGCTCGACCGGGCCGCAGCCTATCGTTGCTTCTGTACATCTGACGAAATCGATGCGCGCCGTCGTGAAGCCGAGGCGAGCGGAGAGGCGTTCAAGTACGATCGACGGTGTGATCGGTTGCCCGCCGACGAGGTCACGCGGCGCGTCGCCGCGGGGATCTCATCTGTGGTGCGCTTCCGTGTTCCCGAGGGCGAGACGTCGTGGGACGATGTCGTGCACGGCGTGATCACTTTCCCGAACAAGGACATCGAGGACTTCATCATTCTCCGCTCCGACGGGACGCCGATCTACAACATGGCCGTCGTGTCGGACGACATCGCCATGCGCATCACGCTCGTTATGCGCGGCGACGATCACATCTCGAACACGCCCAAACAGATCATGTTGTACGAGGCGCTGGGCGCGGCGCTGCCGCGCTTCGCGCATCTGCCAATGATCCACGGTCTCGACGGAAAGAAGCTCAGCAAACGACACGGCGCGACCGCGGTTGGTGACTATCGGCACATCGGGATCCTGCCGCAGGCAATGGTGAACTTCCTTGGCCTGCTCGGCTGGTCGCCAGGGAACGATATCGAGGTCATGACGGTTCCGCAGATGATCGAGCTGTTCTCCACAGAGGGACTCTCGAAGAAGGCAGCCATTTTCGATCTCAAGAAGCTCGAGTGGATGAACGGCCAGCATCTGAGCCTGCTCGCGAGTGACGTACTCGAGCCGATCGTGGCGAGCGCGCTCATCGACGCGGGACTCGCCACGCGTGATCGACTGGATCCAGAGCGCGAGTGGCTGCTTTCTCTGATCGATCTGCTGAAAGTGCGCTCGCGCACGATCGACGACATCGTCCGTCAGGCAATTCCGTACCTCGCCGAGCAGGTGAGCTACGATCCGGACGCCATCGCGACCCAATGGAAGGATCGTGGCGCGACAGTTGAATTGTTGTCGAGTGTACGCGACACTCTCGCATCGGTCGATGCATGGGAGCCTCCTCAGATGGAGGATGCATTGCGCAGGCAGGCGGAAAGACGCGGTGTGGGGGCGGGGAAGTTGTTTCAGCCGCTGCGTGTCGCACTTACTGGATTGAGCGTGAGTGCCGGGATCTTCGAGGTACTTGCATTGCTTGGGCGTGATCGTGCGCTCGCGCGCATCGATGATGCGGTAAAATTTTTGCGCACATAA
- a CDS encoding helicase C-terminal domain-containing protein — protein MATDRLSPKAALAIKAAIRLAQGREVCFVCAVDEDGVVQSARVAARGDVGKVLALPGFAQRGEMLIHNHPSGVLEPSNQDLEIAARIHDDGIGFGIVDNFATELYVVVEVPRAKKETLLDESAIDRDLGRDGPIAVHLTRYEDRTSQREMAVEVARLFNGGGVGLLEAGTGVGKSLGYLVPALRWAAANGQRTIVSTNTINLQEQLVGKDLPFLAEALSDQRVRFALLKGWRNYLCLQRLEQARASAGSLLDDGQRDELQSIADWAERTSDGSLSDLPTPPRSELWDEVAAEPDLCLRLKCPLYDKCFLYKARRAAAQADVIVVNHHLLMSDVAVRRASNNWEEAAVLPAYSRLVVDEGHHLEDAAAAHLGMTATRRSLQRLFNRLERRGRGLLPALVGRLSASDDLLSTASLDLVHARLEPAVGAVRDKSSIVFDLLEVLLSESGQPVLRLTDRFKNDRIWDAGLRRALDDTLGEIQLLHQGLALVRERIEGSTRLDEQLAPLMNELRAVIRRLQLAGDALLQALDPPPGDATVRWIEAKGRERSASVTSVPLDLAPVLREDLFKRNVTTIVTSATLTANASARNALRDVASAPAADFRFLASRLGLTEPDVSLRTGLYPSPFRYREQALLAIATDVPAPNVDASGHQLAAARLALDLAAAADGGMFVLFTSHRDVRAMASELRARGADRRWPLLVHGEEPRDALLARFRESGRAVLLGTASFWEGVDVPGDALRALMLAKLPFRVPTEPVTAAHCEAITARGGDAFVDYMLPHAALRLKQGFGRLIRSGTDRGVVVIADPRIVTKTYGRGLLEGLPGARRKIGPWREVVEDVRAFFSASCLPERSEGSTVPC, from the coding sequence GTGGCAACTGACCGCCTCTCGCCCAAGGCCGCCCTCGCAATCAAAGCCGCGATCCGACTCGCCCAGGGTCGCGAGGTTTGCTTCGTTTGCGCAGTTGATGAGGATGGGGTGGTGCAGTCCGCGCGCGTTGCCGCGCGGGGGGACGTCGGGAAGGTCCTCGCCCTGCCGGGGTTCGCGCAGCGTGGCGAGATGCTCATCCACAACCATCCATCCGGCGTCCTCGAGCCATCCAATCAGGACCTCGAGATCGCCGCGCGTATCCACGACGACGGAATCGGCTTCGGGATCGTCGACAACTTCGCGACCGAGCTTTATGTCGTCGTCGAAGTCCCGCGTGCGAAAAAAGAGACGCTCCTCGACGAGAGCGCGATCGACCGCGATCTTGGCCGCGACGGGCCGATCGCGGTACACCTAACGAGGTACGAAGACCGAACCAGCCAACGCGAGATGGCGGTCGAGGTTGCACGGCTCTTCAACGGCGGCGGCGTTGGACTGCTGGAGGCTGGCACCGGCGTCGGGAAGTCGCTCGGATATCTGGTGCCCGCGCTGCGCTGGGCAGCAGCCAACGGCCAGCGCACCATTGTCTCGACGAACACGATCAACCTGCAGGAGCAACTCGTCGGAAAAGATCTACCTTTTCTGGCGGAGGCGCTCTCTGACCAACGCGTTCGTTTCGCCCTTCTCAAGGGCTGGCGCAATTACCTCTGCTTGCAGCGGCTCGAGCAGGCGCGCGCATCGGCAGGCAGCCTGCTCGACGACGGACAGCGCGACGAATTGCAATCGATCGCCGACTGGGCCGAGCGTACGAGCGACGGCTCACTGAGTGATCTTCCGACGCCACCGCGATCCGAGCTCTGGGACGAAGTCGCGGCCGAACCGGATCTCTGCCTGCGACTCAAATGCCCGCTGTACGACAAGTGCTTCCTCTACAAGGCCCGTCGCGCGGCGGCACAGGCCGATGTGATCGTCGTCAATCATCATCTGCTCATGTCCGATGTCGCCGTCCGGCGGGCGTCGAACAATTGGGAAGAGGCGGCGGTACTGCCGGCGTACTCGCGTCTCGTCGTCGACGAGGGGCATCATCTCGAGGACGCAGCCGCGGCGCACCTTGGCATGACCGCGACACGACGCTCACTTCAGCGTTTGTTCAATCGCCTCGAGCGTCGCGGCCGCGGACTGCTCCCCGCGCTCGTCGGTCGCCTTTCGGCGAGCGACGACCTGCTCAGCACCGCGAGCCTCGACCTCGTCCATGCGCGTCTCGAGCCCGCTGTCGGCGCGGTACGCGACAAGAGCTCGATCGTTTTCGATCTGCTGGAAGTGTTGCTGAGCGAGTCGGGTCAGCCGGTGTTGCGACTTACCGACCGCTTCAAGAATGATCGGATCTGGGACGCTGGCTTGCGCCGCGCTCTCGACGACACGCTTGGCGAGATCCAGCTCCTGCATCAAGGTCTGGCGCTCGTTCGAGAGCGTATCGAAGGCAGCACGCGTCTCGACGAGCAGCTCGCGCCGCTGATGAACGAGCTGCGCGCGGTGATTCGACGTCTCCAGCTCGCGGGTGACGCATTGCTCCAGGCGCTCGACCCCCCGCCTGGTGACGCTACCGTGAGATGGATCGAAGCAAAGGGAAGGGAACGTTCCGCCTCCGTCACGAGTGTGCCGCTCGACCTCGCGCCGGTGCTACGTGAGGATTTGTTCAAGCGCAACGTTACCACCATCGTGACGAGCGCCACGCTCACCGCCAATGCAAGCGCGCGGAACGCCTTACGAGACGTCGCGAGTGCGCCTGCCGCCGACTTCAGATTCCTCGCAAGCCGCCTCGGTCTTACCGAACCTGACGTTTCGCTCCGGACGGGTCTCTATCCTTCGCCCTTTCGCTACCGGGAGCAGGCGCTACTCGCTATCGCGACGGACGTGCCCGCGCCTAACGTGGACGCGTCCGGTCACCAGCTGGCGGCCGCGCGACTCGCCCTGGATCTTGCCGCTGCGGCCGATGGAGGAATGTTCGTGCTCTTCACCAGCCATCGTGACGTTCGTGCGATGGCCTCGGAGCTGCGTGCGCGAGGCGCGGATCGTCGCTGGCCACTCCTCGTCCACGGCGAGGAACCGCGCGACGCCCTTCTTGCCCGCTTTCGTGAATCGGGTCGCGCGGTGCTCCTCGGAACGGCATCGTTTTGGGAGGGCGTCGACGTCCCTGGCGACGCGCTGCGCGCGCTGATGTTGGCGAAGCTACCGTTCCGCGTCCCAACCGAGCCGGTGACGGCCGCACACTGCGAAGCGATCACAGCGCGCGGAGGCGATGCGTTCGTCGACTACATGCTGCCCCACGCAGCGCTGCGATTGAAGCAGGGATTCGGGCGATTGATTCGCAGCGGAACAGACCGGGGCGTCGTAGTCATCGCGGATCCACGCATCGTGACGAAGACATACGGGCGTGGGTTGTTGGAAGGATTGCCAGGCGCTCGCCGCAAGATCGGCCCGTGGCGCGAGGTTGTTGAGGATGTCAGAGCGTTTTTCAGTGCGTCCTGTCTTCCTGAGCGGAGCGAAGGATCTACTGTCCCTTGTTAG
- a CDS encoding aminotransferase class I/II-fold pyridoxal phosphate-dependent enzyme: MPKHAERFKTLPEYPLATIPQRKRQLLERGLDVIDLGAGDADLAPPAAAVEALTNATKNPLMSRYGFGLGYVPFRDEIAAWTEKRFGFRPDPLKEIVPLIGSKEGISHLALAYAEPGTYTIIPEPGYNAYQGGTLFAGAKPYRYPLRPRTEFLVDLNEIPRDILQKTRILYLNYPNNPTAAIAPVEYLERVVARCRELDILLVYDNAYSELAYDGYVPPSIFQIDGAREIAIEFHSLSKTYNMTGWRCGWAVANPEICATLAKVKSFVDTGQFMAVQAAGVAALRSWADFVPGNVAAFKERRDAAVRAFRDAGFGCDVPKAAMYLWLRLPEDVPSGLFAERLLEDEGVVIMPGSAFGAGGEGFFRVSFITAPHRIAEAARRAGRVLANLMAEVA, encoded by the coding sequence GTGCCGAAACACGCCGAGCGATTCAAGACACTGCCCGAATACCCGCTGGCCACCATTCCACAGCGCAAGCGCCAGCTGCTCGAACGTGGGCTCGACGTCATCGATCTCGGTGCTGGTGATGCCGATCTCGCGCCACCGGCGGCCGCCGTCGAGGCACTCACCAACGCGACGAAGAATCCGCTGATGAGCCGCTATGGCTTCGGGCTTGGCTACGTGCCATTTCGCGACGAAATCGCTGCCTGGACAGAAAAGCGATTCGGCTTCCGCCCTGATCCGCTGAAGGAGATCGTCCCGCTGATCGGATCGAAGGAGGGCATTTCACACCTCGCGCTCGCCTACGCCGAGCCGGGCACCTACACGATTATTCCCGAGCCAGGCTACAACGCGTACCAGGGCGGAACACTATTCGCCGGCGCAAAACCGTACCGGTACCCATTACGCCCTCGCACAGAATTCTTAGTCGATCTGAACGAGATTCCGCGTGACATACTGCAGAAGACGCGGATTCTGTATTTGAACTACCCGAACAACCCAACGGCGGCGATCGCGCCGGTCGAGTACCTCGAGCGCGTCGTTGCGCGGTGCCGCGAGCTGGACATTCTGCTGGTCTACGACAACGCATATTCGGAGCTGGCGTACGACGGCTACGTACCGCCCAGCATCTTTCAGATCGATGGGGCGCGTGAGATCGCGATCGAGTTCCACTCGCTCTCGAAGACCTACAACATGACTGGGTGGCGGTGCGGGTGGGCGGTCGCAAACCCCGAGATCTGTGCGACGCTTGCGAAGGTCAAATCTTTCGTTGATACTGGCCAATTCATGGCGGTACAGGCCGCCGGAGTGGCAGCCCTACGGAGCTGGGCGGATTTCGTCCCAGGAAATGTCGCGGCATTCAAGGAGCGCCGCGACGCCGCGGTACGAGCTTTCCGGGATGCCGGATTTGGGTGTGACGTTCCGAAGGCTGCGATGTATCTTTGGCTACGATTACCAGAGGATGTCCCGAGCGGACTCTTCGCTGAGCGACTTTTGGAGGACGAAGGGGTAGTCATCATGCCCGGATCTGCATTTGGGGCGGGCGGAGAAGGCTTCTTTCGCGTATCCTTCATTACAGCGCCGCATCGCATTGCCGAAGCGGCGCGTCGCGCAGGAAGAGTGTTGGCCAATCTGATGGCGGAGGTTGCGTGA
- the lexA gene encoding transcriptional repressor LexA gives MTEPLTQLEKRVYHYMIDFLAENTYQPSIREIAKRFRIKSTKTVSDLLHALESKGYIQRDESRSRGVRLLGFAAAGHTQPVPYYGRVHAGEPSLLPEHRKYFITIDRRFVPSEDVFFVKIKGDSMIGRGILDGDFVMVSPSARAKDGDMVAARIGEEATVKTLTHRGATIVLEPANASERAIEVGPRSDFAVLGVVCGVFRPFYEEEPPPTFIDEEPQQPIS, from the coding sequence ATGACGGAGCCACTCACCCAGCTCGAGAAGCGCGTCTATCACTACATGATAGACTTTCTCGCTGAGAACACTTATCAGCCGAGCATTCGCGAAATCGCGAAGCGCTTTCGCATCAAGTCAACAAAGACAGTTTCAGACTTGTTGCACGCGCTCGAGAGCAAAGGCTATATCCAGCGCGATGAATCGCGCTCGCGCGGCGTGCGCCTACTCGGCTTCGCCGCCGCTGGTCACACACAGCCCGTTCCGTACTATGGCAGAGTGCACGCGGGAGAACCGTCACTCTTGCCGGAGCATCGTAAGTATTTCATAACGATCGATCGTCGTTTCGTCCCGAGCGAAGATGTTTTCTTCGTGAAGATCAAAGGCGATAGCATGATCGGTCGCGGAATTCTCGACGGGGATTTCGTGATGGTGTCACCGTCGGCGCGCGCGAAGGACGGCGACATGGTCGCCGCGCGCATCGGTGAAGAAGCGACAGTGAAAACGTTGACGCATCGCGGCGCGACAATCGTCCTCGAACCCGCGAACGCCTCGGAACGCGCGATCGAAGTTGGACCAAGGTCCGACTTCGCGGTGCTCGGCGTGGTGTGCGGTGTGTTCAGGCCGTTCTACGAAGAGGAGCCGCCGCCGACATTCATCGACGAGGAGCCACAGCAGCCGATCAGTTAG
- a CDS encoding DUF4159 domain-containing protein, producing the protein MRRGRSKERGAQSVARRARSIAIGVGALALSGGLLAAAGPRSSHSALHSRPPARLTIARLQYDGGGDWYANPSSLPNLLAAIRERTSLDVGKVEARVRIMDDKLWDYPFLHVTGHGNIRLSDEEVVRLREYLMRGGFLHVSDNYGIDSSFRREIKRVFPDRELVDVPLSHPIYHIVYDFPKGLPKIHEHDGKPARGFGIFIGDRLAVFYDWSCDLGNGWEDYEVYHDPPALHEAALRMGVNLFVYAVTSRPVP; encoded by the coding sequence ATGCGTAGAGGGCGGAGCAAAGAGCGCGGAGCGCAGAGCGTTGCGCGCAGAGCGAGAAGCATCGCTATCGGCGTTGGAGCTCTCGCGCTGAGCGGCGGTCTCCTTGCCGCCGCCGGACCGCGCTCTTCCCACAGCGCTCTACACTCTCGGCCACCGGCGCGTCTGACTATTGCGCGTCTCCAGTACGACGGCGGCGGAGACTGGTACGCGAATCCGTCGAGCCTTCCCAATCTGCTCGCCGCCATCCGGGAACGGACCTCGCTCGATGTCGGCAAGGTCGAGGCGCGGGTTCGGATCATGGACGACAAGCTCTGGGATTATCCCTTCCTTCACGTCACCGGTCACGGCAACATTCGCTTGAGTGACGAAGAGGTCGTGCGTCTGCGCGAGTATCTCATGCGCGGCGGCTTCCTGCACGTGAGCGATAATTACGGGATCGACTCGAGCTTCCGCCGGGAGATCAAGCGCGTCTTTCCCGACCGTGAGCTGGTCGACGTTCCGTTGTCGCATCCGATCTACCACATCGTCTACGACTTTCCGAAAGGTTTACCAAAGATTCACGAGCACGACGGTAAGCCGGCGCGCGGCTTCGGCATCTTCATTGGAGATCGTCTCGCGGTCTTCTACGATTGGTCGTGCGATCTGGGAAATGGCTGGGAAGACTACGAGGTCTATCACGACCCGCCGGCGCTGCATGAAGCGGCGCTGCGCATGGGCGTGAACCTGTTCGTCTACGCCGTAACGAGTCGACCGGTGCCATGA